A single Actinomadura algeriensis DNA region contains:
- a CDS encoding class I adenylate-forming enzyme family protein, producing the protein MGARLVGPDGSGAGELEAAAGGAVRALRDAGMDAGDRVLLRADNSPAYAAAVLALMHLDVSLVLLDHRHTAADARATARAAGVSWVVSDRADTPFPGRVVPLRALAGPTPDPGFAVDPRPWRERPDALITWSSGTTGTPKGIVRSGEAFLGNLERTQRRFGYRPDDVLMPLLPFSHQWGLSLILLTWISGASLVVAPYTRVDRALRLAGRARATIVDAAPATYHSLLNILDRRPALHDEVTTVRRWCTGGAPMSPGLAQRFQQVMGRPLLDGYGSTEAGNITFALPPDPVACGRPLDGVEVRITAPDGRRAAPGTPGEIWVRSPDLFTAHLSADGIAPVDHRAGYRTGDLGFQDADGNLHVLGRKSAVHRSGHTLYPEAIERTAERCGRPVKIVALDDDRRGAQLVFVVADPDGDTPHAWWERLRALLPAYEQPNRVLVVDRLPLNRTGKVDAAELRRTVLSEFGGGPASAEAVAGDPVRRT; encoded by the coding sequence ATGGGGGCTCGGCTGGTCGGGCCGGACGGCAGCGGGGCCGGGGAACTGGAGGCCGCCGCGGGCGGCGCGGTCCGGGCGCTCCGCGACGCGGGAATGGACGCCGGGGACCGGGTCCTGCTGCGGGCCGACAACAGCCCCGCCTACGCGGCCGCGGTACTGGCCCTGATGCACCTCGACGTGTCGCTGGTCCTGCTGGACCACCGGCACACGGCCGCCGACGCCCGCGCCACGGCGCGCGCCGCCGGGGTGTCCTGGGTCGTCAGCGACCGAGCCGACACCCCCTTCCCGGGACGGGTCGTCCCGCTGCGGGCACTGGCCGGCCCCACGCCCGACCCCGGATTCGCGGTCGATCCGCGGCCATGGCGCGAGCGCCCCGACGCGCTGATCACCTGGTCGTCGGGAACCACCGGGACGCCCAAGGGCATCGTCCGCAGCGGCGAGGCGTTCCTGGGCAACCTGGAGCGCACCCAGCGCCGGTTCGGCTACCGGCCCGACGACGTGCTGATGCCCCTGCTGCCCTTCTCCCACCAGTGGGGACTGTCGCTGATCCTGCTCACCTGGATCAGCGGCGCGTCCCTCGTCGTCGCCCCGTACACCCGCGTCGACCGGGCGCTGCGGCTGGCGGGGCGCGCCCGGGCGACCATCGTCGACGCCGCCCCCGCCACCTACCACAGCCTGCTGAACATCCTGGACCGCCGGCCCGCCCTGCACGACGAGGTCACCACGGTGCGGCGCTGGTGCACCGGCGGCGCTCCCATGAGCCCGGGCCTGGCGCAGCGGTTCCAGCAGGTCATGGGCCGCCCGCTGCTGGACGGCTACGGCAGCACCGAGGCCGGCAACATCACCTTCGCGCTCCCCCCGGACCCGGTGGCCTGCGGACGTCCCCTCGACGGGGTCGAGGTGCGGATCACCGCGCCCGACGGACGGCGGGCCGCCCCCGGAACACCGGGCGAGATCTGGGTGCGCTCACCCGACCTGTTCACCGCGCACCTGAGCGCGGACGGGATCGCACCGGTGGACCACCGCGCCGGATACCGCACCGGAGACCTGGGCTTCCAGGACGCCGACGGCAACCTGCACGTGCTGGGCCGCAAGTCCGCGGTGCACCGTTCGGGGCACACGCTTTACCCGGAGGCCATCGAGCGGACGGCGGAGCGCTGCGGCCGTCCGGTCAAGATCGTCGCGCTGGACGACGACCGCCGCGGCGCCCAGCTGGTGTTCGTGGTGGCCGATCCGGACGGCGACACCCCCCACGCCTGGTGGGAACGCCTCCGCGCGTTGCTGCCGGCCTACGAGCAACCGAACCGCGTGCTGGTCGTCGACCGGCTGCCGCTGAACCGCACCGGCAAGGTGGACGCCGCCGAGCTGCGGCGAACGGTGCTGAGCGAGTTCGGAGGCGGACCGGCGTCAGCGGAGGCCGTTGCCGGCGACCCGGTTCGCCGGACCTGA
- a CDS encoding type I polyketide synthase, with translation MTPPGSPTPTEAEIRRRLTERLARRLRRPPDAVDPARPFGELGLRSRDIVEITGELQEWLDVIVDPALVYAHPTIAGLARACVPGRDDRAPETAAVTGTGPSGGPVAVIGIGCRFPGGVTGPAAFWDMLAAGRDGVGEVPADRWRDWTRREPAVVRLLGGTVPRGGFLAGDVGEFDAEHFGVSPREAAAMDPQQRMALEVAVEALRHAAIAPGALAGTGTGVFIGASTSDYGQLLFRDLTAVNAWTGTGASPSIIANRISYWLGVHGPSLVVDTACSSSLTAVHLAARSLASGESELALAGGVNLILSPGVTVNFHRAGAMAADGRCKTFDAAADGYVRGEGCGVLVLKRLADARRDGDRVLAVLLGSAVNSDGPSNGLMAPNPQAQEAVLRSACAAAGVAPGEVDYVEAHGTGTMLGDTVEARALGRVFGAERAVDAPLPVGSVKTNIGHLEAAAGVAGLIKVVLALANGRVPPSLHFTTPNPHIDFRGSRLRVVTRESGPPARDALVRPLRAGVSSFGFGGGNAHAILERAPADEPVADAPSAGASGGPGVYCLPVTVPEATRAFAAALADRLDAPDAAPALPDVGRTLARRTAGPCTAIVAGSRRELVTGLRDLAAGRPGPGVFAPVRAAAGEGPVWVFPGQGGQWTGMGRGLLAGEPAFAAAVDELDPLFVREARFSLRRVLERGRPLVGIDRVQPVLFGVQVALAALWRARGAAPAAVIGHSMGEVAAAVVAGALSPADGVAVIVRRSRLMARAAGRGAMALVDLTGLGAEGLAAEFPGVEVAGHLAPGQSTVAGDAADVARLVARLEGEGRLARTVRVDVASHSAHMDPLLRELAEELDGVSGTGERTCEFLTTVLDDPREAPGFTAAYWAANLRRPVRFEQAVRAASAMGPFVEVSPHPVLTHAIEETLRTEGVAEPVAIGTLRRDRDEPWAFAAALARLAAAGFRPAPPALHPAGRVIDLPAVPWRRTRHWLAEAPPGPGLPEPAPGTLLGAADTVPAEPAIRTWRALYSPDAPPFPGEHTVAGAAVVPAAVLLNTLLRASGTGAVADVRLLRPVLAARPLETQVTEQGGALRLAARPQGRPDAVWAEHLTARTDGTGPAAFPSGHAPDGERLAGPAADAMADGSAAGRVYPWRVTEAWRSPGRLRAVVELAGGTAGLLDAVLHLAPLAVLDDLHGTPVPSGAGHLSGAAEPDGRAVIDVFRSAGAGRAEPVLDVVVTGPDGATVLTARRLAYAYLDRDPDTTPVRDVANPRRLTFAPRWEPAGPATAVPPASVAVVGPPGPFADRLAAALRGRCGRVHRGASADGLPDVETIVLAPPAGDPAASPYENAVATVGRASAAIAAARGSARVWLTTRRARSPRDAADVGQTLLWGLAGVAAAEHPDRWGGVVDFDDEEDATFAALPEVLGRRRDGPLSIGAGTVTGLRLVPVGAAPGDPPDGPPMRCRPDAAYLVTGGLGALGLRTARWLAERGARRLVLAGRTPPPPRGEWERAAADPATAARTAAIRELEARGVAVQAVALDVGDAGALRRLVRERDMAGLPPVRGVVHAAGVVGDRPLHGLDDGVVEAVLWPKVAGLLALEAALPSADLDFLVLFSSAGALFGVPGQGPYAAANAFLDGFARWRAGDGARVASLGWGPWDGLGFAADARLVDARTRAAGLRPLHADEAFGALDHVLRHGTPQALVVAPGGVPDTPPDGLLADVLAETAAGTGTPADAEPPARRDWAALPPDELEPALTAAVRDAAATELGLPAGDLADDRPLAELGLDSIMGLALRRTLERLTGASLSATTLWNHPTVAALAALLAERLTGPSDAATPPLPADSPGDDPSWSALLDEVSAGGDG, from the coding sequence ATGACGCCCCCGGGTTCCCCGACGCCGACCGAGGCCGAGATCCGGCGCCGGCTGACCGAACGGCTCGCCCGCCGCCTGCGGCGCCCCCCGGACGCCGTGGACCCCGCCCGCCCGTTCGGCGAGCTGGGCCTGCGTTCCCGCGACATCGTCGAGATCACCGGCGAACTGCAGGAGTGGCTCGACGTCATCGTCGATCCCGCGCTCGTCTACGCCCACCCGACGATCGCCGGACTGGCCCGCGCGTGCGTCCCCGGGCGGGACGACCGCGCACCGGAAACGGCGGCGGTGACGGGGACGGGACCGTCCGGGGGGCCGGTGGCGGTCATCGGCATCGGCTGCCGGTTCCCCGGCGGCGTCACCGGCCCGGCGGCGTTCTGGGACATGCTGGCGGCGGGCCGCGACGGGGTCGGCGAGGTCCCCGCGGACCGCTGGCGGGACTGGACGAGGCGGGAGCCCGCCGTCGTGCGCCTGCTCGGCGGGACGGTCCCGCGGGGCGGCTTCCTCGCGGGCGACGTCGGGGAGTTCGACGCCGAGCACTTCGGCGTCTCGCCGCGCGAGGCCGCCGCGATGGATCCGCAGCAGCGGATGGCGCTGGAGGTCGCGGTCGAGGCGCTGCGGCACGCCGCCATCGCCCCCGGCGCGCTGGCCGGCACCGGCACCGGCGTGTTCATCGGCGCGTCCACCTCCGACTACGGCCAGCTGCTGTTCCGCGACCTGACGGCGGTGAACGCCTGGACGGGCACCGGTGCCAGCCCGAGCATCATCGCGAACCGGATCTCTTACTGGCTGGGCGTGCACGGCCCCAGCCTCGTCGTCGACACCGCCTGCTCGTCGTCCCTGACGGCGGTGCACCTCGCCGCGCGGAGCCTGGCGTCGGGCGAGAGCGAGCTGGCGCTCGCCGGGGGCGTCAACCTGATCCTGTCGCCGGGCGTGACCGTGAACTTCCACCGGGCGGGGGCCATGGCCGCCGACGGCCGGTGCAAGACCTTCGACGCCGCCGCCGACGGCTACGTCCGCGGCGAGGGCTGCGGCGTGCTGGTGCTGAAGCGGCTGGCCGACGCCCGCCGGGACGGGGACCGCGTCCTGGCGGTGCTGCTCGGCAGCGCCGTCAACAGCGACGGCCCGTCCAACGGCCTGATGGCGCCGAACCCCCAGGCGCAGGAGGCCGTGCTGCGGAGCGCCTGCGCCGCCGCCGGCGTCGCCCCCGGCGAGGTCGACTACGTCGAGGCGCACGGCACCGGCACCATGCTCGGCGACACCGTCGAGGCCCGCGCCCTGGGCCGGGTGTTCGGTGCGGAGCGGGCAGTGGACGCGCCGCTGCCGGTCGGGTCGGTCAAGACCAACATCGGGCATCTGGAGGCCGCGGCGGGCGTAGCGGGGCTGATCAAGGTGGTGCTGGCGCTGGCCAACGGCCGGGTGCCGCCGAGCCTGCACTTCACCACGCCCAATCCGCACATCGACTTCCGCGGCTCGCGCCTGCGGGTGGTGACGCGGGAATCCGGCCCGCCGGCGCGGGACGCCCTGGTCCGGCCGCTCCGTGCGGGGGTGTCCTCGTTCGGTTTCGGCGGCGGCAACGCCCACGCGATCCTCGAGCGGGCGCCCGCCGACGAGCCGGTGGCGGACGCGCCGTCCGCCGGTGCCTCCGGCGGTCCGGGCGTCTACTGCCTGCCGGTGACCGTCCCGGAGGCGACCCGGGCTTTCGCCGCGGCGCTCGCCGACCGGCTGGACGCACCGGACGCCGCTCCCGCCCTGCCGGACGTGGGGCGCACCCTGGCTCGGCGGACGGCCGGGCCCTGCACCGCGATCGTCGCCGGTTCCCGGCGGGAGCTCGTGACCGGGTTGCGCGACCTGGCCGCCGGCCGCCCCGGCCCGGGGGTGTTCGCGCCGGTCCGCGCCGCGGCCGGTGAAGGGCCGGTGTGGGTGTTCCCCGGTCAGGGGGGCCAGTGGACCGGGATGGGACGCGGCCTGCTGGCCGGGGAGCCCGCCTTCGCCGCCGCGGTGGACGAGCTCGACCCGCTGTTCGTCCGCGAGGCCCGCTTCTCGCTGCGGCGGGTCCTCGAACGGGGCCGTCCCCTCGTCGGCATCGACCGTGTGCAGCCGGTGCTGTTCGGCGTCCAGGTCGCGCTCGCCGCGCTCTGGCGCGCGCGCGGCGCCGCACCGGCCGCGGTGATCGGCCACTCGATGGGCGAGGTCGCCGCCGCGGTCGTGGCGGGGGCGCTCTCCCCCGCGGACGGCGTCGCGGTGATCGTGCGGCGGTCCCGGCTGATGGCCCGCGCCGCCGGGCGCGGTGCGATGGCGCTGGTGGACCTCACCGGTCTCGGGGCCGAGGGCCTGGCCGCCGAGTTCCCCGGTGTCGAGGTCGCGGGGCATCTCGCGCCCGGGCAGAGCACGGTGGCGGGCGACGCGGCGGACGTGGCGCGGCTCGTCGCCCGGCTGGAGGGCGAGGGACGGCTGGCCCGCACCGTGCGGGTGGACGTCGCCTCCCATTCCGCCCACATGGATCCGCTGCTGCGGGAGCTGGCCGAGGAGCTGGACGGGGTGTCCGGCACCGGCGAGCGGACCTGCGAGTTCCTCACCACCGTTCTCGACGACCCGCGCGAGGCGCCCGGCTTCACCGCGGCGTACTGGGCGGCGAACCTGCGTCGTCCGGTGCGTTTCGAGCAGGCGGTGCGGGCGGCGTCCGCGATGGGGCCCTTCGTGGAGGTCTCCCCGCATCCGGTGCTCACCCACGCGATCGAGGAGACGCTGCGCACGGAGGGCGTCGCCGAGCCCGTCGCCATCGGCACGCTGCGCCGCGACCGCGACGAGCCGTGGGCGTTCGCGGCGGCCCTGGCCCGGCTCGCCGCGGCCGGTTTCCGTCCCGCTCCCCCGGCGCTGCACCCGGCGGGCCGCGTCATCGACCTGCCCGCCGTCCCGTGGCGCCGCACCCGGCACTGGCTCGCGGAGGCCCCGCCCGGCCCCGGCCTCCCGGAGCCCGCCCCGGGGACGCTGCTCGGCGCGGCCGACACGGTGCCCGCCGAGCCCGCGATCCGGACGTGGCGCGCGCTGTACTCGCCCGACGCCCCGCCCTTCCCGGGCGAGCACACCGTCGCGGGCGCGGCGGTCGTACCGGCCGCGGTGCTGCTCAACACCCTGCTGCGGGCATCGGGGACGGGCGCGGTCGCCGACGTGCGGCTGCTGCGCCCCGTACTCGCCGCACGGCCCCTGGAGACCCAGGTCACCGAGCAGGGCGGCGCCCTGCGGCTGGCGGCCCGCCCGCAGGGGCGGCCGGACGCGGTGTGGGCGGAGCACCTGACCGCCCGCACGGACGGGACGGGCCCGGCCGCGTTCCCGTCCGGTCACGCCCCGGACGGGGAGCGGCTCGCCGGCCCCGCCGCCGACGCCATGGCGGACGGCTCCGCCGCCGGACGGGTCTACCCGTGGCGGGTGACCGAGGCGTGGCGTTCGCCCGGCCGGTTGCGCGCCGTCGTCGAACTCGCCGGTGGAACGGCCGGGCTGCTCGACGCGGTCCTCCACCTGGCCCCGCTCGCGGTGCTGGACGACCTGCACGGGACGCCGGTCCCGTCGGGCGCGGGTCACCTGTCCGGCGCCGCGGAACCGGACGGCCGCGCCGTGATCGACGTGTTCCGCTCGGCGGGGGCCGGGCGTGCCGAGCCGGTCCTGGACGTCGTCGTCACCGGCCCGGACGGCGCGACCGTCCTGACCGCCCGCCGCCTCGCCTACGCCTATCTCGACCGGGATCCCGACACGACGCCCGTACGGGACGTCGCGAACCCACGGCGGCTGACGTTCGCGCCGCGCTGGGAGCCCGCGGGGCCCGCGACGGCCGTCCCACCGGCCTCGGTCGCGGTGGTCGGTCCGCCCGGCCCGTTCGCCGATCGGCTCGCCGCCGCCCTGCGCGGCCGCTGCGGCCGCGTCCACCGGGGCGCGTCCGCCGACGGGCTGCCGGACGTCGAGACGATCGTCCTCGCGCCACCGGCCGGCGATCCCGCCGCCTCCCCGTACGAGAACGCCGTCGCCACGGTGGGCCGGGCGTCCGCCGCGATCGCGGCGGCGCGGGGCTCCGCCCGGGTCTGGCTGACCACCCGGAGGGCGCGCTCTCCGCGAGACGCCGCCGACGTCGGCCAAACCCTGCTGTGGGGGCTGGCGGGGGTCGCGGCCGCCGAGCATCCGGACCGCTGGGGCGGGGTGGTCGACTTCGACGACGAGGAGGACGCGACGTTCGCCGCGCTGCCCGAGGTGCTCGGGCGGCGCCGGGACGGTCCCCTGTCGATCGGTGCGGGCACGGTGACGGGTCTGCGGCTCGTCCCCGTCGGCGCCGCGCCCGGCGATCCGCCGGACGGCCCGCCGATGCGGTGCCGTCCGGACGCCGCCTACCTGGTGACCGGCGGGCTCGGCGCCCTCGGCCTGCGGACCGCCCGGTGGCTGGCCGAGCGCGGCGCGCGCCGCCTCGTGCTGGCCGGGCGCACGCCGCCGCCCCCGCGCGGGGAATGGGAGCGCGCCGCCGCCGATCCGGCCACGGCCGCGCGGACGGCCGCGATCCGCGAGCTGGAGGCCCGTGGCGTCGCCGTCCAGGCCGTGGCGCTGGACGTCGGCGACGCCGGGGCGCTGCGCCGCCTGGTCCGGGAGCGCGACATGGCCGGGCTGCCGCCGGTGCGCGGCGTCGTCCACGCGGCCGGGGTCGTGGGCGACCGGCCGCTGCACGGCCTGGACGACGGCGTCGTCGAGGCCGTCCTGTGGCCGAAGGTCGCGGGCCTGCTGGCCCTGGAGGCCGCGCTGCCGTCCGCCGACCTGGACTTCCTCGTGCTGTTCTCATCGGCCGGGGCGCTGTTCGGCGTGCCCGGCCAGGGGCCGTACGCGGCGGCGAACGCGTTCCTGGACGGGTTCGCCCGCTGGCGCGCGGGGGACGGCGCGCGCGTGGCGAGCCTCGGGTGGGGCCCCTGGGACGGTCTGGGGTTCGCCGCCGACGCGCGCCTGGTCGACGCACGGACGCGCGCCGCCGGGCTGCGTCCCCTGCACGCGGACGAGGCGTTCGGCGCGCTGGATCACGTGCTGCGGCACGGGACGCCGCAGGCCCTGGTCGTCGCGCCGGGCGGCGTGCCGGACACGCCGCCCGACGGTCTGCTGGCCGACGTCCTCGCCGAGACCGCGGCCGGGACCGGGACCCCCGCGGACGCGGAACCGCCCGCCCGCCGGGACTGGGCGGCGCTCCCGCCGGACGAGCTGGAACCCGCCCTGACGGCGGCCGTGCGGGACGCGGCCGCGACCGAACTCGGCCTGCCGGCGGGCGACCTGGCCGACGATCGGCCGCTGGCCGAGCTCGGCCTCGACTCGATCATGGGGCTGGCGCTGCGTCGCACGCTGGAGCGGCTGACCGGCGCGTCCCTGTCCGCCACGACCCTGTGGAACCACCCGACGGTGGCGGCCCTGGCCGCGCTGCTGGCCGAACGCCTGACCGGGCCGTCCGACGCGGCGACGCCGCCGCTCCCGGCCGATTCCCCCGGCGACGACCCGTCCTGGTCGGCGTTGCTGGACGAGGTCTCGGCGGGGGGCGACGGCTGA
- the fabF gene encoding beta-ketoacyl-ACP synthase II has protein sequence MAVHFNRTAPRRRVVVTGAGAVSPIGVTTDEFWAGLVAGRSGAGPISGFDTSDLPVRIGAEVRDFDPDVYLERRLSRRLDGYAQFAIAAVYQAIAQAKLPVGDGLGDRTAVYMGSAYGADKLMTIALNTMRDRGHRAMSPFYAANSGVDSAAGEIATLLGATGPSNSMSTACATGSTCIGEACRLIRHGYADVVVAGAADDCVTRLNISTTSRAGALSRRNDDPARASRPFDRARDGFVMGAGGGAVVLEAAEHALDRDAQILAEVVGYGASTDAYHVTAPHPEGRGARAAIRQALEDGGLVPTDVDHVNAHGTGTVMNDRTEAAAIRAELGEHAERVPITSIKSMTGHTLGAAGALELIASIWTIREGVVPPTINCDDPEDTGLDFVPHTARRQEVRTVLSNSFGFGGRNAVLAVTRWEE, from the coding sequence ATGGCAGTGCACTTCAACAGGACGGCGCCGCGCCGCCGCGTGGTGGTCACCGGCGCCGGGGCGGTTTCCCCCATCGGCGTGACCACCGACGAGTTCTGGGCGGGGCTGGTGGCGGGCCGCAGCGGCGCGGGCCCCATCTCCGGGTTCGACACCTCGGATCTCCCGGTGCGGATCGGCGCGGAGGTCCGCGACTTCGATCCGGACGTGTACCTCGAACGCAGGCTGAGCCGCCGGCTGGACGGCTACGCCCAGTTCGCCATCGCCGCGGTGTACCAGGCCATCGCGCAGGCGAAGCTGCCCGTCGGCGACGGGCTGGGCGACCGGACCGCGGTGTACATGGGGTCGGCGTACGGGGCCGACAAGCTGATGACCATCGCGCTGAACACGATGCGGGACCGCGGCCACCGGGCGATGAGTCCCTTCTACGCCGCCAACAGCGGGGTGGACAGCGCGGCGGGCGAGATCGCGACGCTGCTGGGCGCGACCGGCCCGTCCAACTCCATGAGCACCGCGTGCGCCACCGGGTCGACGTGCATCGGCGAGGCGTGCCGCCTGATCCGCCACGGCTACGCCGACGTCGTCGTGGCCGGTGCCGCCGACGACTGCGTGACCCGGCTCAACATCTCCACGACGTCGCGGGCCGGGGCACTGTCCCGCCGCAACGACGACCCGGCCCGGGCGAGCCGCCCCTTCGACCGGGCCCGCGACGGGTTCGTGATGGGCGCGGGCGGCGGGGCGGTGGTGCTGGAGGCCGCCGAGCACGCGCTGGACCGGGACGCGCAGATCCTCGCCGAGGTGGTCGGGTACGGCGCGAGCACGGACGCCTACCACGTGACGGCCCCGCACCCGGAGGGGCGCGGCGCGCGCGCGGCGATCCGGCAGGCGCTGGAGGACGGCGGGCTCGTCCCGACGGACGTGGACCACGTCAACGCGCACGGCACCGGCACGGTGATGAACGACCGGACGGAAGCGGCGGCGATCCGCGCCGAGCTGGGCGAGCACGCCGAGCGCGTCCCGATCACCTCGATCAAGTCGATGACCGGGCACACGCTGGGCGCGGCGGGCGCGCTGGAGCTTATCGCCTCGATCTGGACGATCCGCGAGGGCGTGGTGCCCCCCACGATCAACTGCGACGACCCCGAGGACACCGGGCTCGACTTCGTCCCGCACACGGCCCGGCGGCAGGAGGTGCGCACGGTCCTGAGCAACTCCTTCGGGTTCGGCGGCCGCAACGCCGTGCTGGCCGTGACCCGCTGGGAGGAGTGA
- a CDS encoding phytanoyl-CoA dioxygenase family protein: MSSVAPRASAPANAAGEAAPDVPRFHAPFDWDEVDEVTRTLGTAVLTGLVEEEPLERFGREIDRWLDLHPDSALPDSGSPVYDTFMGRRTARLQGLLAKAPATADLIAHPGILGWARRLLAPVCDGVLLSAAEFIQIGPRESRQYTHRDSDAWWFAPRGPDPLCVNAMVALTPFDERNGATRVVPGSCLWPDGRRPMDREVVQPRLDPGDVLLFRADVFHGGGANRTPDRFRRGVALSYCAGWLRPLENSFLNLPRQVAAGVSDEVAELLGYRIHDSTGRGGGIIGTYEYGDPGRVLRD; this comes from the coding sequence ATGTCATCAGTCGCCCCGCGCGCCTCGGCCCCCGCGAACGCGGCCGGCGAGGCGGCGCCGGACGTGCCCCGGTTCCACGCGCCCTTCGACTGGGACGAGGTGGACGAGGTCACCCGGACGCTCGGGACGGCCGTGCTGACCGGCCTGGTCGAGGAGGAACCGCTGGAGCGGTTCGGCCGGGAGATCGACCGGTGGCTGGACCTGCACCCGGACAGCGCCCTCCCGGACAGCGGGTCGCCGGTCTACGACACGTTCATGGGGCGCCGCACGGCGCGGCTGCAGGGGCTGCTCGCCAAGGCGCCCGCGACGGCGGACCTGATCGCTCACCCCGGCATCCTCGGGTGGGCGCGGCGGCTCCTCGCCCCCGTGTGCGACGGCGTCCTGCTGAGCGCGGCCGAGTTCATCCAGATCGGCCCGCGCGAGTCGCGCCAGTACACCCACCGCGACAGCGACGCGTGGTGGTTCGCGCCGCGCGGGCCGGACCCGCTGTGCGTCAACGCGATGGTGGCGCTGACCCCGTTCGACGAGCGGAACGGCGCGACCCGGGTGGTGCCGGGCAGTTGCCTGTGGCCGGACGGCCGGCGGCCGATGGACCGCGAGGTCGTGCAACCCCGGCTGGACCCCGGCGACGTCCTGCTGTTCCGCGCCGACGTCTTCCACGGCGGCGGCGCCAACCGCACCCCCGACCGGTTCCGGCGCGGCGTCGCGCTCAGCTACTGCGCGGGCTGGCTGCGGCCCCTGGAGAACTCCTTCCTCAACCTGCCGCGGCAGGTCGCCGCGGGGGTGTCCGACGAGGTGGCGGAGCTGCTCGGCTACCGCATCCACGACTCGACCGGCCGCGGCGGCGGCATCATCGGGACGTACGAGTACGGCGATCCCGGCCGCGTCCTGCGCGACTGA
- a CDS encoding GNAT family N-acetyltransferase has translation MKGELVELRRVTEDDYDALASWASGLPGLYGSGSAAFPGREDMRRSIESGGARYLIAVDPGGTRIGAVTWDPGAHALSFRIGVMIGDEELWTEGHGAEAVLLLLNLLFHTMGAHRVEMITGLYNRQPVRMVTQGYMVLEGILRDYFFVDGDYYDAVILSLLRPDYYRLVNDLEIPQDVIPADQKREARETLRKHLADISADYFVRLIER, from the coding sequence ATGAAAGGCGAGCTCGTCGAGCTGCGACGTGTGACGGAGGACGACTACGACGCGCTGGCGTCGTGGGCGAGCGGGCTGCCGGGCCTGTACGGCAGCGGGTCCGCGGCCTTCCCCGGCCGCGAGGACATGCGCCGCAGCATCGAGTCGGGCGGCGCCCGCTACCTCATCGCCGTCGACCCGGGAGGCACCCGGATCGGGGCGGTGACCTGGGATCCGGGCGCGCACGCCCTCAGCTTCCGGATCGGGGTGATGATCGGCGACGAGGAGCTGTGGACGGAGGGGCACGGCGCGGAGGCCGTCCTGCTCCTGCTGAACCTCCTGTTCCACACCATGGGGGCGCACCGGGTGGAGATGATCACCGGTCTTTACAACCGGCAGCCCGTGCGGATGGTCACGCAGGGCTACATGGTGCTGGAGGGCATCCTGCGCGACTACTTCTTCGTGGACGGCGACTACTACGACGCCGTCATCCTGTCGTTGCTGCGCCCGGACTACTACCGGCTGGTGAACGACCTGGAGATCCCGCAGGACGTCATACCGGCCGATCAGAAGCGGGAGGCGCGCGAGACGCTGCGCAAGCACCTGGCGGACATCTCCGCCGACTACTTCGTCCGGCTGATCGAACGTTAG